DNA sequence from the Streptomyces sp. HUAS 15-9 genome:
ATCGACATGCCGGTGGACCGGCTCTATTACAACCCCGCAACGCACAGGATCAGCGCGCAGCGCGCCCACGACCCAGTACAAGAAGAGGAACTGACGAAGGATCACTGGTCGGACGCCGGCCAGGGCTATCTGCACCACCTGCTGACAGCGATGCCGTCTGACCCTCACCAGCGCGACCCAGACTTCGACAAGCTGATGGAGAGTCTTCGCGAACACCGCCAGAACGAGCCGGGACTCATCTCTCGCGAAGGTGTTCTCGTCAACGGCAACACCCGCCGGGCCGCGCTCAAGGAACTGGGTGTCCAGTCCATCCGCGTGGGTGTACTGCCGGCCAGCTGCAACTGGGACGATATCTGCTCAGTCGAACTGTCGTTGCAGCTCAGGCCGGACCAACGGCGCGAGTACTCCTACATCAACAAGCTGATGGCCATTGAGGAGCAAATCCGCCTGGGGCTTCCTTTCGCGGCCATCGCCAAGCTGTTTCAGACTTCAACACCCGCACTGGAACGGGACACATGGGTCCTCGGGCAGTTGCGCGACCTGGTCAAGCGCAGCGAGCACGGCCGGATCAAACTGCGTCTCATGGACTTCGAGGACGCTAAGGAGAGCTTCGCCGAGCTGTACCGGACCTATGTCAAGGAGAAGGCCAAGAACAAGGAGAAGGCCGACACACTTCTCGAATACCGACTGGCGGCCATTGTCCTCGATTTCGCCAAGACCGACATTCGTAACATCCGTATCGACTTCCGGGAGAAATACCTGGAACGTCACTTGCCTGAAGGACCCCACACCGTGGCCCCGGAGCCGCCGAAGACGGTCTCCATCCCTGGTCTTAGTCGTTCCGTGCCGGCACCAAGTTCCGAAACAGCTGGAGCTCGCGCCCTCACTGACATGCTCCTTAGGGCAAAGGCCACGCGGAAGTCCGCGACCACAGTGAC
Encoded proteins:
- a CDS encoding ParB/RepB/Spo0J family partition protein is translated as MPTDFGVPPISEENRALVEQRLQDARAGDAVPETLRVEFRGRPIHVEVIDMPVDRLYYNPATHRISAQRAHDPVQEEELTKDHWSDAGQGYLHHLLTAMPSDPHQRDPDFDKLMESLREHRQNEPGLISREGVLVNGNTRRAALKELGVQSIRVGVLPASCNWDDICSVELSLQLRPDQRREYSYINKLMAIEEQIRLGLPFAAIAKLFQTSTPALERDTWVLGQLRDLVKRSEHGRIKLRLMDFEDAKESFAELYRTYVKEKAKNKEKADTLLEYRLAAIVLDFAKTDIRNIRIDFREKYLERHLPEGPHTVAPEPPKTVSIPGLSRSVPAPSSETAGARALTDMLLRAKATRKSATTVTAEELTEANNSVSALRDAFEESIHAAHKAIRDRKKRLAAPDRVNAAVDELQQCVTDLVLARGNNSLDEGAFDDTLIALRQALAKVSAEASKSIQLPGEGLSWLREAVGSQR